From Myxococcales bacterium, the proteins below share one genomic window:
- a CDS encoding TetR/AcrR family transcriptional regulator, which translates to MTESSFTTRKRARATPKPKARAPKAPPKEEAERPRRSGDKRERILAAAVRVFAKNGFYATRVSEVAKAAGVADGTIYLYFRSKDELLVSLFEDRVEKLLAFMKRELPLRKDARERLRAVIELQLGLLEDERDLAEVITVILRQSTKLMKEFAAPRFMAYLDAIAKVVAEGQAEGVFRSDVSPGLVARATFGALDGIALTWALGRAEQGALGRAARQLADIILRGLEA; encoded by the coding sequence GTGACTGAATCGTCATTCACCACGCGAAAGCGCGCCAGGGCCACCCCGAAGCCGAAGGCTCGCGCCCCGAAGGCGCCCCCGAAAGAGGAGGCCGAGCGCCCCCGAAGGAGCGGGGACAAACGCGAGCGCATCCTCGCGGCGGCGGTGCGGGTCTTCGCCAAGAACGGCTTCTACGCGACGCGCGTCAGCGAGGTGGCCAAGGCCGCCGGTGTCGCCGACGGCACGATCTACCTCTATTTCCGCTCGAAGGACGAGCTGCTCGTGTCGCTCTTCGAGGACCGGGTCGAGAAGCTGCTCGCGTTCATGAAACGAGAGCTCCCGCTCCGCAAGGACGCGCGTGAGCGGCTGCGCGCCGTGATCGAGCTCCAGCTCGGCTTGCTCGAGGACGAGCGTGATCTCGCCGAGGTGATCACGGTCATCTTGCGCCAGTCGACGAAGCTCATGAAGGAGTTCGCCGCGCCTCGGTTCATGGCTTACCTCGACGCGATCGCGAAGGTGGTGGCCGAGGGGCAGGCCGAAGGTGTGTTTCGCTCGGACGTGTCGCCGGGCCTCGTCGCGAGGGCGACCTTCGGCGCGCTCGATGGCATCGCGCTCACCTGGGCGCTCGGCCGCGCGGAGCAAGGAGCGCTCGGCCGCGCCGCACGTCAGCTCGCCGACATCATCTTGAGGGGCCTCGAGGCGTGA